A single window of Candidatus Methylomirabilota bacterium DNA harbors:
- a CDS encoding YHS domain-containing protein → MTKDPVCGMNVDEKKAAGTAVHAGKTYYFCSAGCKATFEKAPAQYAGK, encoded by the coding sequence ATGACGAAGGATCCGGTCTGTGGGATGAACGTGGACGAGAAGAAGGCGGCCGGGACCGCGGTGCACGCCGGTAAAACCTATTACTTCTGCTCTGCCGGCTGCAAGGCGACCTTCGAGAAGGCGCCGGCGCAGTACGCGGGGAAGTGA
- a CDS encoding DUF2933 domain-containing protein gives MTWWVLLAFLAIAAFFMLTEHRAHVFGVVPYLLLLACPLLHFFMHGRHGGHGGRGGSGHHAGDLERRSDAGRPAPGGRDT, from the coding sequence ATGACCTGGTGGGTGCTGCTCGCGTTCCTCGCGATCGCGGCCTTCTTCATGCTGACGGAGCACCGGGCGCACGTGTTCGGCGTCGTTCCGTATCTTCTGCTGCTCGCCTGCCCGCTCCTGCACTTCTTCATGCATGGCCGACACGGCGGCCACGGTGGTCGCGGCGGCAGCGGGCATCATGCTGGAGACCTGGAGCGGCGTAGCGACGCGGGGCGGCCGGCCCCGGGCGGGCGCGACACATGA
- a CDS encoding SHOCT domain-containing protein — protein sequence MLATAGTTLGLSDLGLLRLIVVAQDRPWDWGAHPMMWGWGAWGLGMMVMMFFFWALVIAGLVLGIRWLVRQGDESRGEPRADRALQILRERYARGEIGKEEFEARKRDLT from the coding sequence ATGCTTGCCACAGCAGGCACGACGCTCGGCCTGTCCGACCTGGGACTTTTGCGGCTGATCGTGGTGGCCCAGGACCGTCCCTGGGATTGGGGCGCGCATCCGATGATGTGGGGATGGGGTGCCTGGGGCTTGGGGATGATGGTGATGATGTTCTTCTTCTGGGCACTCGTGATCGCAGGCCTCGTGCTCGGCATCCGGTGGCTCGTGCGACAGGGCGATGAGTCTCGGGGCGAGCCGCGCGCCGACCGCGCGCTCCAGATCCTGCGCGAGCGCTATGCGAGAGGGGAGATCGGCAAGGAGGAGTTCGAAGCCCGGAAGCGGGATCTCACATGA
- a CDS encoding c-type cytochrome, with protein sequence MRRKRWITLGAACALAMLGLWGSNPPAIRANGDDHADAGGHAHVPAPLGYADAHVPTSVWTDPAMIARGKQIYTAKCAVCHGDGGDGKGPAGLALPLKPSDFTDKAGVAEMRDNYWFWRVTEGGQAEPFKSKGSAMPPWKGELSVEERWAVMAYQHTFSGHDGPHTPWEHPESVLVGRDIYVMACLPCHGDQGRGDGTVGATLSPRRAPQPRDFTSGEFKFRSTPTGQLPITADLFRTVTEGVRGPRGAMTIGLRGHRIMPSFRHMPEEQRLEVIEYVKSLNRRFWERDEIRTVVIPAAPPVTPERVARGKQLYADAECLACHGAGGRGDGPSAPTLKDNRGLPIAAADLTRAERFKNGRRPEDIYRTLMTGLAGTPMPSYADALEPEQVWDLAYYVLSLARDRERATAAR encoded by the coding sequence GTGAGGCGGAAGAGGTGGATCACGCTGGGGGCCGCGTGCGCGCTTGCGATGCTGGGCCTCTGGGGATCGAACCCGCCGGCGATCCGCGCCAACGGCGACGATCACGCTGATGCGGGCGGTCACGCCCATGTGCCGGCCCCGCTGGGCTATGCGGACGCCCATGTGCCCACGAGCGTGTGGACCGATCCGGCGATGATCGCCCGCGGCAAGCAGATCTACACCGCGAAGTGCGCGGTTTGCCACGGCGACGGCGGGGACGGCAAGGGGCCGGCCGGCCTGGCCCTCCCGCTCAAGCCCTCCGACTTCACCGACAAGGCCGGCGTGGCCGAGATGCGCGACAACTACTGGTTCTGGCGCGTGACCGAGGGTGGGCAAGCCGAGCCGTTCAAGAGTAAGGGCTCGGCCATGCCGCCCTGGAAGGGCGAGCTGTCGGTGGAGGAGCGCTGGGCCGTCATGGCCTACCAGCACACCTTTTCCGGGCACGACGGCCCCCATACGCCGTGGGAGCACCCCGAGAGCGTGCTCGTCGGCCGCGACATCTACGTGATGGCGTGCCTGCCGTGCCATGGCGACCAGGGGCGTGGCGATGGCACGGTGGGGGCGACCCTGTCGCCCCGGCGGGCGCCCCAGCCTCGTGACTTCACCAGCGGCGAGTTCAAGTTCCGCTCGACCCCTACAGGCCAGTTGCCGATCACGGCCGATCTGTTCCGGACGGTGACCGAGGGTGTCCGGGGCCCTCGGGGGGCGATGACGATCGGGCTCCGTGGCCACCGCATCATGCCTAGCTTCCGTCACATGCCCGAGGAGCAACGGCTCGAGGTGATCGAATACGTCAAGAGCCTCAACCGACGATTCTGGGAGCGGGACGAGATCCGGACGGTCGTGATACCGGCCGCGCCGCCCGTCACGCCCGAGCGCGTGGCTCGCGGCAAGCAGCTCTACGCCGATGCCGAGTGTCTTGCCTGCCACGGCGCGGGCGGACGGGGTGATGGTCCCTCGGCCCCGACCCTGAAGGACAACCGCGGTCTGCCCATCGCGGCGGCGGATCTGACCCGTGCCGAGCGCTTCAAGAATGGTCGCCGCCCCGAGGACATCTACCGCACCCTGATGACAGGCCTGGCCGGCACGCCGATGCCGTCCTATGCGGATGCGCTGGAGCCCGAGCAGGTCTGGGACCTCGCGTATTACGTGCTGTCCCTCGCTCGGGACCGTGAGCGCGCCACGGCAGCGAGGTGA
- a CDS encoding metal ABC transporter substrate-binding protein, producing the protein MHRLFRLFIAGLVAVVTTVPVHAQPKIRVVASTPDLKSLTEAVGGDRVDVESLARGWQNFHDVEVRPSLMVKLRRADLLVTNGLDLDFWVDSLVQGAHNPKLLVGGPGRIDASRGVPVQEIPAGRVDRSMGDVHPLGNPHYTLDPATAPIATANILDGLARLTPEHRELFDRRRDEFLGRLRAAQTRWRETLERFKGAKVVVYHNTWIYFLSRFGLTQAGTIEDRPGIPPSPAHLAAIVRRMKDERIRVVVLAPWGDRRLAERVAADAGAQVIVLAHTVGAVKGTDSYLEMIGHNVNALARALGAS; encoded by the coding sequence ATGCATCGATTGTTTCGCCTGTTCATCGCCGGCCTCGTCGCGGTCGTCACCACGGTGCCGGTCCACGCCCAGCCGAAGATCCGGGTCGTCGCCTCGACGCCGGATCTCAAGTCGCTGACCGAAGCGGTTGGAGGCGACCGCGTGGACGTTGAAAGCCTTGCCCGGGGTTGGCAGAACTTCCACGATGTGGAGGTCCGGCCGAGCCTGATGGTGAAGCTCCGGCGCGCCGACCTGCTCGTCACGAACGGCCTCGACCTGGACTTCTGGGTGGACTCTCTCGTTCAGGGCGCGCACAATCCCAAGCTGCTGGTCGGCGGTCCAGGGCGGATCGATGCGTCGCGCGGCGTGCCAGTCCAGGAAATCCCCGCCGGTCGCGTCGACCGCTCGATGGGCGATGTCCACCCTCTGGGTAACCCGCACTACACCCTTGATCCAGCAACCGCGCCGATCGCGACGGCCAATATCCTGGATGGGCTCGCGCGCCTGACCCCCGAGCATCGCGAGCTCTTCGACCGCCGGCGGGACGAGTTTCTCGGGCGGCTTCGCGCCGCCCAGACGCGGTGGCGGGAGACCCTCGAGCGCTTCAAGGGCGCCAAGGTCGTCGTCTATCACAATACGTGGATCTATTTCCTCTCCCGCTTCGGCCTCACCCAGGCCGGGACGATCGAGGACCGCCCTGGGATTCCGCCCTCGCCCGCGCATCTGGCCGCCATCGTCCGCCGAATGAAAGACGAGCGTATCCGGGTCGTAGTCCTCGCCCCCTGGGGCGACCGCAGGCTCGCTGAACGAGTGGCTGCCGACGCTGGGGCCCAGGTGATCGTGCTGGCCCACACGGTCGGCGCGGTGAAAGGCACGGACTCCTATCTCGAAATGATCGGGCACAACGTGAACGCCCTGGCCCGAGCCCTGGGCGCTTCATGA